One Acutalibacter muris DNA window includes the following coding sequences:
- a CDS encoding TrpB-like pyridoxal phosphate-dependent enzyme — translation MSENKIPYKIYLEESEMPKSWYNLRADMKNKPAPLLNPGTLQPMTAEELSGVFCEELVKQELDNDTPYFEIPTEIRDFYKMYRPSPLVRAYCLEEKLGTPAKIYYKFEGNNTSGSHKLNSAIAQAYYAKNQGLKGVTTETGAGQWGTALSMACSYLGLDCKVYMVKCSYEQKPFRREVMKVYGADVTPSPSDTTKVGRRILEEFPGTGGSLGCAISEAVEVATSTEGYRYVLGSVLNQVLLHQSVIGLETKTAMDKYGITPDVIIGCAGGGSNLGGLISPFMGEKLRGERDYRIIAVEPASCPSFTRGEYRYDFCDTGMVCPLAKMYTLGSSFIPSADHAGGLRFHGMSSVLSQLYADGLMEAVSVKQTDVFKAAEEFARVEGILPAPESSHAILAAVNEALKCKETGEEKTILFGLTGTGYFDLVAYEKFHKGEMVNTIPTDEDIRKSLDRLPKV, via the coding sequence ATGAGCGAAAACAAGATCCCCTACAAGATCTATCTGGAGGAAAGCGAGATGCCCAAGTCCTGGTACAACCTGCGGGCGGACATGAAGAATAAGCCCGCGCCCCTTCTGAACCCTGGCACCTTGCAGCCCATGACGGCGGAGGAACTTTCCGGGGTGTTCTGTGAGGAGCTGGTAAAACAGGAGCTGGACAACGACACCCCGTACTTTGAGATACCCACGGAGATAAGGGACTTCTACAAGATGTACCGCCCCTCCCCCCTGGTGCGGGCCTACTGCCTGGAGGAGAAGCTGGGGACCCCGGCGAAGATATACTATAAGTTCGAGGGCAACAACACCTCCGGCTCTCACAAGCTGAACTCCGCCATCGCCCAGGCCTACTACGCCAAGAACCAGGGCCTCAAGGGCGTGACCACCGAGACCGGCGCGGGCCAGTGGGGCACGGCCCTCAGTATGGCCTGCTCCTACCTGGGGCTGGACTGCAAGGTGTACATGGTAAAGTGCTCCTATGAGCAGAAGCCCTTTAGGCGGGAGGTCATGAAGGTCTACGGCGCGGACGTTACCCCCTCCCCCTCCGATACCACCAAGGTGGGACGGAGGATACTTGAGGAGTTCCCCGGCACCGGCGGCTCCCTGGGCTGCGCCATCAGCGAGGCGGTGGAGGTTGCCACCTCTACCGAGGGCTACAGGTACGTGCTGGGCTCCGTTTTGAACCAGGTGCTGCTGCACCAGTCCGTCATAGGCCTTGAGACCAAGACGGCCATGGACAAGTACGGCATAACGCCCGACGTGATAATCGGCTGTGCCGGGGGCGGCAGCAACCTGGGCGGACTTATCTCCCCCTTTATGGGCGAGAAGCTCCGTGGCGAACGGGACTACCGCATCATAGCCGTAGAGCCCGCCAGCTGCCCGAGCTTTACGAGGGGCGAGTACCGCTATGACTTCTGCGACACGGGCATGGTCTGCCCCCTTGCCAAGATGTACACCCTTGGCAGCAGCTTCATCCCCAGCGCCGACCACGCGGGTGGCCTGCGTTTCCACGGCATGAGCTCAGTCCTCAGCCAGCTTTACGCCGACGGCCTGATGGAGGCCGTGTCCGTGAAGCAGACCGACGTGTTCAAGGCCGCCGAGGAGTTTGCAAGGGTAGAGGGCATCCTGCCCGCGCCGGAGAGCAGCCACGCAATTTTAGCTGCCGTGAACGAGGCGTTAAAGTGCAAGGAAACCGGCGAGGAGAAGACCATACTCTTTGGCCTTACCGGCACCGGGTACTTTGATCTGGTGGCCTATGAGAAGTTCCATAAGGGCGAGATGGTGAATACCATACCAACCGACGAGGACATCAGGAAGTCCCTTGACAGACTGCCGAAGGTGTGA
- a CDS encoding DUF951 domain-containing protein: MDVQVGDRLQMKKNHPCGSREFLVLRAGMDFKLRCTGCGREVMVSRRKIEKNIKKIIREGE; this comes from the coding sequence ATGGACGTACAGGTGGGCGACCGCTTACAGATGAAGAAGAACCACCCCTGCGGCAGCCGGGAGTTCCTGGTGCTGCGGGCAGGGATGGATTTTAAGCTCAGATGCACAGGCTGCGGCCGGGAGGTCATGGTCTCAAGGCGCAAGATAGAGAAGAATATAAAGAAGATAATCCGGGAAGGTGAATAG
- a CDS encoding CdaR family protein yields MNTRKNTEEQDRGPERQQKRRFRLSGLIYHNSFVLACSFIAALVGWFITAAGSSDLNRTVYDVPIEFTLSPEAQADGLRVWGSSYQTVDIEVSGSNMITSKLSAEDFEVTAALNPTSTKLTGNTTQKASAQVRVAKKSTYSDYEVVSMSPEEITLEYDRYKEVALNVEPQISFTVGTGFYPGTPVLSEEKVTISGPESSVNKISRAAVVYNIDSPLRENEELTCPVRLYDQDGLEVKDTAGMYLTMDVDTVQVTVPVYPKKTVPVVVTLAHRPAQFSDSRITVEPESIDLAGSAEALGSVSEIRMDNVMDFAELDLSHGTVTRSFEIPIPQNTRDITNTGTNTISQVTVTINLNGYRQQTVTVPEDNIQVINGPTGELAALPIAKTLDVAVAGPEAHVNKLTGDSVMVQVDMSNVTASSGSVDVPVTVSIPGSAGEACWVIGSYTMAVTIGSAQEAIAQNEPAPKNFSGGLAATPPSD; encoded by the coding sequence GTGAACACAAGAAAAAATACCGAGGAGCAGGACCGGGGGCCGGAGCGTCAGCAAAAGCGCCGCTTCAGGCTCTCGGGGCTCATATACCACAACAGCTTCGTGCTGGCCTGCTCTTTTATAGCGGCGCTGGTGGGCTGGTTCATCACCGCCGCGGGCAGCAGCGATTTGAACCGCACGGTCTACGACGTACCCATAGAGTTCACCCTCTCCCCCGAGGCCCAGGCCGACGGGCTTAGGGTCTGGGGTTCCAGCTATCAGACGGTGGATATAGAGGTTTCGGGCAGCAATATGATAACCTCTAAGCTCTCGGCGGAGGATTTCGAGGTCACAGCGGCCCTTAACCCCACCTCCACCAAGCTCACCGGCAATACCACCCAGAAGGCCTCGGCCCAGGTGCGCGTGGCAAAGAAGTCCACCTATTCCGACTATGAGGTGGTCTCCATGAGCCCCGAGGAGATCACCCTGGAGTACGACCGCTATAAGGAGGTGGCCCTCAACGTAGAGCCCCAGATAAGCTTCACCGTGGGCACAGGATTCTATCCGGGCACGCCGGTGCTCTCTGAGGAGAAGGTCACCATCAGCGGGCCTGAGTCCTCGGTGAACAAGATAAGCAGGGCGGCGGTGGTGTACAATATAGACAGTCCCCTCCGAGAGAACGAGGAGCTCACCTGCCCGGTGCGGCTATACGACCAGGACGGCCTGGAGGTCAAGGACACGGCGGGGATGTACCTCACCATGGACGTGGACACGGTGCAGGTAACCGTGCCCGTATACCCAAAGAAGACCGTGCCGGTGGTGGTCACTCTGGCCCACAGGCCCGCCCAGTTCTCCGACAGCCGCATTACCGTGGAGCCCGAGAGCATCGATCTGGCCGGCTCCGCCGAGGCTCTGGGGAGCGTCTCCGAGATACGTATGGACAACGTGATGGACTTTGCCGAGCTGGACCTGAGCCACGGCACGGTGACAAGGAGCTTTGAGATACCCATACCCCAGAACACCAGGGACATCACCAACACCGGCACAAACACCATCAGCCAGGTGACGGTGACCATCAACCTTAACGGCTACCGGCAGCAGACGGTAACCGTGCCCGAGGACAATATCCAGGTGATAAACGGCCCCACAGGCGAGCTTGCGGCCCTGCCCATTGCCAAGACCCTGGACGTGGCGGTGGCCGGACCCGAAGCCCACGTGAACAAGCTTACCGGGGATTCTGTAATGGTGCAGGTGGATATGAGCAACGTGACGGCCAGCTCCGGCAGCGTGGACGTGCCGGTTACCGTGAGCATACCGGGCTCGGCGGGAGAGGCCTGCTGGGTCATCGGCAGCTATACCATGGCCGTGACCATCGGCAGCGCCCAGGAGGCCATAGCCCAGAACGAGCCCGCCCCCAAGAACTTCTCCGGGGGCCTGGCGGCCACGCCGCCCTCTGATTAG
- a CDS encoding DMT family transporter, with amino-acid sequence MDRRNLTHGGMLALAAFIWGTAFVAQSLGMEHIGPCAFNGARSFVGCLVLLPVIAAGKKLREAGRGAGALGTCQGAGQSPATLWRGGAACGILLAGASLLQQASLQYTTAGKAGFLTSLYIVIVPVLGIFLGRKAGGKIWAAVVLALIGAYLLSVAGGGEGFSIGIGEILVLICSVIFSLHIMVIDRVSPKVDGVQLSCIQFLVAGIVSVIFAVILERDSFTLSGLLASWGPLLYVGILSSGVAYTLQIVGQAGLNPAVASLIMSLESVFAAISGWLILSQPLSTRELIGCGLVFAGVVLAQLPGRRKAEKA; translated from the coding sequence ATGGACAGACGTAATTTGACACATGGGGGTATGCTGGCCCTGGCGGCGTTCATATGGGGCACGGCTTTTGTGGCGCAGAGCCTGGGTATGGAGCATATTGGTCCCTGTGCCTTTAACGGAGCCAGGAGCTTTGTGGGGTGCCTTGTGCTGCTGCCGGTGATAGCCGCGGGAAAGAAGCTGCGCGAAGCAGGACGCGGTGCAGGTGCGTTAGGCACCTGCCAGGGTGCGGGGCAGAGCCCTGCGACCTTGTGGCGCGGCGGAGCCGCGTGCGGCATACTGCTGGCAGGCGCAAGCCTGCTCCAACAGGCCAGCCTGCAGTACACAACTGCCGGCAAGGCCGGCTTCCTAACCTCCCTATACATCGTAATAGTTCCTGTCCTTGGAATTTTCCTAGGCCGCAAGGCAGGCGGCAAAATCTGGGCCGCCGTAGTCCTTGCCCTTATAGGAGCCTACCTTCTAAGTGTAGCGGGCGGCGGCGAGGGTTTCTCCATAGGAATCGGGGAGATACTTGTGCTCATATGCTCGGTAATATTCTCTCTGCACATCATGGTGATAGACCGCGTCTCCCCCAAGGTGGACGGCGTGCAGCTCTCGTGCATACAGTTCCTTGTGGCCGGCATCGTGTCGGTGATATTCGCCGTCATACTGGAGCGTGACAGCTTTACTTTAAGCGGCCTTCTGGCCTCCTGGGGCCCGCTGCTATACGTGGGCATACTCTCCAGCGGCGTGGCCTACACCCTACAGATCGTGGGTCAGGCGGGGCTTAACCCGGCGGTGGCGTCGCTTATCATGAGCCTTGAGTCGGTCTTTGCCGCCATATCCGGCTGGCTGATACTGTCACAGCCCCTTTCCACCCGTGAGCTTATAGGCTGCGGGCTGGTCTTTGCCGGGGTGGTGCTGGCGCAGCTGCCGGGGAGAAGGAAAGCTGAAAAGGCCTAA
- a CDS encoding DUF3343 domain-containing protein: MMGKPVILLSSVTYAMKGRDLLLRQGLRAYVERIPPSNTSGCGYGLYVPRGAEEAQRILSENGIKILGRLEQETAL; this comes from the coding sequence ATGATGGGCAAGCCTGTTATCCTGCTGAGCTCCGTCACCTATGCAATGAAGGGCCGCGACCTGCTCCTGCGTCAGGGTCTCCGGGCCTATGTGGAACGCATCCCCCCGAGCAATACCTCCGGCTGCGGCTATGGGTTATATGTGCCCCGGGGCGCGGAGGAGGCACAGCGGATACTCAGCGAAAACGGGATAAAGATATTGGGCCGCCTTGAACAGGAGACAGCCCTATGA
- a CDS encoding S-layer homology domain-containing protein: MRIRWMKLLTALFMAVLMAVLPIYAVAEEGAEPITGQQQENGEAQPDHSGEEPEEPIMKEEDKEEENEEEEDADGPAPEESDDEEYIAPQAPRAALAKLRTGGHEPYMNGFSDGRFKPNATITRAEVAQVMYNLLETKPEGASASFSDVSSRYWAYPAIAAMSTLNVMTGTDGRFRPGEPITRAEFVVVLSRCFDLEKGSASFPDVPDTHWAYEAIAAVQQKGWIAGYSNGNFGPDDNLQRCQVARIMNSALERRDDSFAANSDKQKFTDVPKSHWAFKEIAEAAEPVEQPDPPTPPDPPAPGGIQVGSIVQVNSDNGLNVRKAPVDGAIITAVPNGTLLTVTDISKSPWLGIRTQSGVTGFVLGDYVKLYTGGNSGTQSGSLSASSLSMRQYMSARLDATAGSNVKAMKWTSSNDSVARVGYTINYSGTKQSAIVYAGSPGTAVLTYSDGAGNKKGTCTVTVTAAEPIRFAYPSESIVQKGRSFDLIAITDSGRDGVRFDIAGGPESGSYTTTSYTSESNASEHGLPTNSTKVFKKNVTFNNAGTYTIRAYSSKGGSYSSEYAEFTVQVKNSVSYTEATSETRRLSSLGMREIKNFEGVVHEVEDDRLVAGNPTVGCGYVVAHANDTFYNNLTDTEAYALLVEKADEGVYARAVENFRKKHNIKMSQAQFDALVSWVYNVGTGYIGQDESDAANMILNMVAPPNASASNPVSGVVNTGSSDNPAVLYAFTTSTSRKLGTVPRGASLKIVDVRVVRTDMKQEVWYKTSYNGKTGWVGSGYVKLSGSRQVDLTYADSTSLATELLLWHIAGGAVTPGLVYRRLAECKMFFFGNYNEGNSAAAGAAYRTNTYGFVYPERCAYLDRR, translated from the coding sequence ATGCGAATACGATGGATGAAGCTGCTGACAGCCTTGTTTATGGCAGTGCTGATGGCTGTTCTCCCCATATACGCTGTGGCGGAAGAGGGAGCGGAACCCATAACCGGGCAGCAGCAGGAAAACGGCGAAGCCCAGCCCGATCACTCGGGGGAGGAGCCGGAGGAACCGATAATGAAAGAGGAGGACAAAGAAGAGGAGAATGAAGAAGAGGAGGACGCCGACGGACCCGCCCCGGAGGAGTCCGACGACGAAGAGTACATAGCTCCCCAGGCCCCCAGAGCGGCCCTTGCCAAGCTCAGGACCGGCGGCCACGAGCCGTATATGAACGGCTTTTCAGACGGGCGCTTTAAGCCCAACGCCACTATAACCCGGGCCGAGGTGGCCCAGGTCATGTATAACCTGCTGGAGACAAAGCCGGAGGGCGCCTCCGCCAGCTTCTCCGACGTTTCCAGCCGCTACTGGGCCTATCCGGCCATTGCGGCCATGAGCACCCTTAATGTGATGACCGGCACGGACGGCAGGTTCCGGCCCGGCGAGCCCATAACCAGGGCGGAATTTGTGGTGGTGCTCAGCAGGTGCTTTGATCTGGAGAAGGGCAGCGCCTCCTTCCCCGACGTGCCCGATACCCACTGGGCCTATGAGGCCATAGCCGCTGTACAGCAGAAGGGCTGGATAGCCGGCTACAGCAACGGCAACTTTGGGCCCGATGACAATTTGCAGCGCTGCCAGGTGGCCAGGATTATGAACAGCGCCCTGGAGCGCCGGGACGACAGTTTTGCCGCCAACAGCGATAAACAGAAGTTTACGGACGTGCCCAAGTCCCACTGGGCCTTTAAGGAGATAGCCGAGGCCGCCGAGCCCGTGGAGCAGCCCGACCCGCCCACACCGCCGGATCCGCCGGCGCCCGGCGGAATCCAGGTGGGTTCTATAGTACAGGTCAACTCGGACAACGGACTGAACGTGCGTAAGGCCCCGGTGGACGGTGCTATTATCACCGCCGTACCAAACGGGACTTTGCTCACGGTGACCGACATAAGCAAGTCCCCCTGGCTGGGGATAAGGACGCAGAGCGGCGTCACCGGCTTCGTTCTTGGGGACTATGTTAAGCTCTATACCGGCGGAAACAGCGGCACCCAGAGCGGCTCCCTGTCCGCCTCCAGCCTTAGTATGCGCCAGTATATGAGCGCGCGCCTGGACGCCACTGCCGGCAGCAATGTGAAGGCCATGAAGTGGACCAGCTCAAATGACAGTGTGGCGAGAGTTGGCTATACCATCAACTACAGCGGCACCAAACAGAGCGCCATAGTGTACGCGGGAAGCCCGGGCACGGCAGTGCTTACATACTCCGACGGCGCGGGCAACAAAAAGGGCACCTGCACGGTGACGGTCACGGCTGCGGAGCCGATAAGGTTTGCCTATCCCTCTGAGAGCATTGTACAGAAGGGCAGGAGCTTTGACCTTATCGCCATTACCGACAGCGGCAGGGACGGGGTGCGCTTCGATATCGCCGGGGGCCCGGAGAGCGGCAGCTATACCACTACCTCCTATACCTCGGAGAGCAACGCGTCGGAGCATGGCCTGCCCACAAACAGCACCAAGGTGTTCAAAAAGAACGTGACCTTTAATAACGCCGGGACCTATACCATAAGGGCCTATTCCAGCAAGGGCGGCTCCTATTCCAGCGAATACGCTGAATTCACCGTGCAGGTGAAGAACTCTGTCAGCTATACCGAGGCCACAAGCGAGACCCGCAGACTCAGCAGCCTGGGCATGAGAGAGATAAAGAACTTCGAGGGCGTTGTCCACGAGGTGGAGGACGACCGGCTGGTGGCCGGGAACCCCACGGTGGGCTGCGGCTATGTGGTGGCACACGCCAACGACACCTTCTACAATAACCTTACGGACACCGAGGCCTACGCGCTGCTGGTGGAGAAGGCTGACGAGGGGGTCTACGCCCGGGCGGTGGAGAACTTCCGCAAAAAGCACAATATCAAAATGAGCCAGGCACAGTTCGACGCGCTGGTAAGCTGGGTATACAACGTGGGCACCGGCTATATAGGCCAGGATGAGAGCGACGCCGCCAACATGATACTGAACATGGTGGCGCCGCCCAACGCCTCGGCCTCCAACCCGGTATCGGGCGTTGTGAACACCGGCTCCAGCGACAACCCCGCCGTACTGTACGCCTTCACCACCTCCACAAGCAGGAAGCTGGGCACCGTGCCCAGAGGGGCCTCCCTGAAAATCGTTGACGTGCGGGTGGTCCGCACCGACATGAAGCAGGAGGTCTGGTATAAGACCAGCTATAACGGCAAGACCGGCTGGGTGGGCTCCGGGTATGTGAAGCTCAGCGGCAGCCGCCAGGTGGACCTTACCTATGCCGACTCCACCTCCCTTGCCACGGAGCTGCTGCTCTGGCACATAGCCGGGGGCGCGGTGACGCCCGGGCTTGTGTACCGCAGGCTGGCCGAATGCAAGATGTTCTTCTTCGGCAACTATAACGAGGGCAATTCCGCCGCCGCGGGGGCGGCGTATAGGACCAACACTTATGGGTTTGTCTACCCCGAACGCTGCGCGTATCTTGACCGCAGGTAA
- the cdaA gene encoding diadenylate cyclase CdaA — MGTFIDTVTRTGGTVLDLLRRFSFKDAIDVAIVTLLLYALIKLVRDTRAGQLVKGIILLVALYLLSFYGDLLMLNSILRAFLQSTVIMVVILFQPEIRKALEQVGHSKAVQSITSNLGGKSRDGAETRAAIEGVVEATAILQQLRMGALIVFERQTKLGEIISTGTLVDAGPSGQLIANIFFNKAPLHDGGMIIRGGRVCAAGCILPLTASDSVSAELGTRHRAAIGMSENSDAVVVVVSEETGQISIAVGGKLTRNYNRVTLSETLFAELIGAEGVAQGNGLLGRLGLNKGKKEGR, encoded by the coding sequence ATGGGAACCTTCATCGACACTGTCACCCGGACGGGAGGGACCGTGCTGGACCTTCTAAGGCGGTTTTCATTTAAGGACGCTATTGACGTGGCTATAGTCACCCTGCTGCTGTACGCGCTTATAAAGCTGGTGCGGGACACCCGGGCCGGACAGCTGGTGAAGGGTATAATCCTCCTGGTGGCGCTGTACCTTCTGTCCTTCTACGGGGACCTGCTGATGTTAAACAGCATACTAAGGGCGTTTTTGCAGTCCACCGTCATAATGGTGGTGATACTGTTCCAGCCGGAGATACGCAAGGCCCTGGAGCAGGTGGGCCACAGCAAGGCCGTCCAGTCCATCACCAGTAACCTTGGGGGCAAGAGCCGGGACGGCGCTGAGACCCGGGCGGCTATAGAGGGGGTCGTGGAGGCCACGGCCATTTTACAGCAGCTGAGAATGGGGGCGCTTATCGTCTTCGAGCGGCAGACAAAGCTCGGGGAGATAATCTCCACCGGCACCCTGGTGGACGCGGGTCCCTCGGGCCAGCTTATAGCGAACATATTTTTCAATAAGGCCCCCCTGCACGACGGGGGCATGATAATCCGGGGCGGCCGGGTGTGCGCGGCCGGGTGCATACTGCCCCTTACCGCCAGCGACAGCGTTTCGGCGGAGCTTGGCACCCGGCACCGGGCCGCCATAGGCATGAGCGAAAACTCGGACGCGGTGGTGGTGGTGGTCTCTGAGGAGACCGGGCAGATATCCATCGCCGTGGGAGGAAAACTCACAAGGAACTATAACCGGGTCACCCTCTCAGAGACCCTCTTCGCGGAGCTTATCGGTGCAGAGGGTGTCGCCCAGGGCAATGGCCTCCTTGGCCGACTGGGACTTAATAAAGGTAAAAAAGAGGGGAGGTAA
- a CDS encoding HIT family protein, with product MIKKGNNPYFVKELETGYVVVGDFQHFKGYTLFLCKQHRTELFHLDKDYKLKFLEEMSIVTEAVYRAFGANKMNCELLGNGDSHLHWHLFPRYNGDLEGYECGKKSGPVWWYPIEKMNSPEARPSEEELDKMKKALLCELDKLLAL from the coding sequence ATGATTAAAAAAGGAAATAATCCTTATTTTGTCAAAGAGCTTGAAACCGGTTATGTGGTTGTGGGTGATTTTCAGCATTTCAAGGGATATACTTTGTTTTTATGCAAACAGCATAGAACAGAGCTGTTCCATCTTGACAAAGATTATAAGTTAAAATTCTTAGAAGAAATGTCGATTGTAACGGAGGCCGTATATAGGGCTTTTGGTGCGAATAAAATGAACTGTGAGCTTCTCGGAAACGGGGACTCCCATCTTCACTGGCATCTCTTTCCAAGGTATAACGGTGATCTTGAAGGTTATGAGTGCGGGAAAAAATCTGGTCCCGTATGGTGGTATCCGATAGAAAAAATGAACTCGCCCGAGGCAAGGCCCTCAGAGGAGGAGCTCGACAAAATGAAAAAAGCGCTATTATGTGAACTCGACAAACTATTAGCATTATAG
- a CDS encoding aminotransferase class V-fold PLP-dependent enzyme translates to MNGNMIYLDNSATTYPKPQSVVQAMGQAVVRYGANPGRGGFAMSVLTGQAVYQCRRDVAALFGAPGPECVVFGANCTGALNLVIKGTLSAGDHVVVSDLEHNAVMRPLEALKSKGVAYSVAKVVPGDNDATLDAFRQAMNPKTKLLVCTQASNVFGVRVPVERLAALCHQYDAKICVDAAQSAGVVPINITESGIDYLCCAGHKGLYGPMGVGILVLRNPGDKLGTLIEGGTGTQSKSLLQPDDPPERYEAGTINVPGIIGLWAGVRFVSGKGPENIYREEMGKAAYLHRALSGIKKVRLYTSEPKAPWYVPVVSFNVGDIPSEEVGARLAGRGIAVRCGLHCAPCAHQKFGTEENGTVRASVSVFTRRQELDALAMAVSKM, encoded by the coding sequence ATGAACGGTAATATGATATATTTGGACAACTCAGCCACCACCTACCCTAAGCCCCAAAGCGTCGTACAGGCCATGGGCCAGGCGGTGGTGCGCTACGGCGCGAACCCGGGCCGGGGAGGGTTCGCGATGAGCGTGCTCACGGGCCAGGCGGTATACCAGTGCCGAAGGGACGTGGCCGCGCTGTTCGGGGCCCCCGGGCCCGAATGCGTGGTCTTTGGGGCGAACTGTACAGGAGCTCTGAACCTGGTGATAAAGGGGACCCTTTCAGCCGGGGACCACGTGGTGGTCTCGGACCTGGAGCATAACGCCGTTATGCGGCCCCTGGAGGCGCTGAAATCGAAGGGCGTCGCCTACTCTGTGGCGAAGGTCGTCCCCGGCGACAACGACGCTACCCTGGACGCCTTCAGGCAGGCAATGAACCCAAAGACAAAGCTTTTGGTCTGTACCCAGGCTTCAAACGTGTTCGGGGTCCGTGTGCCGGTGGAGCGTCTTGCCGCCCTCTGCCACCAGTACGACGCGAAGATATGTGTAGACGCGGCCCAGTCCGCCGGGGTGGTGCCTATAAACATCACGGAAAGCGGCATAGACTATCTGTGCTGCGCTGGGCATAAGGGGCTGTACGGCCCCATGGGCGTTGGGATACTGGTACTGCGGAACCCCGGGGACAAGTTGGGGACCCTGATAGAGGGCGGCACGGGCACCCAGTCCAAAAGCCTTCTGCAGCCCGACGACCCGCCGGAGCGGTACGAGGCGGGGACCATAAACGTGCCGGGGATCATAGGACTATGGGCCGGGGTAAGATTTGTGTCCGGGAAGGGGCCTGAGAACATCTACCGGGAGGAGATGGGCAAGGCGGCCTACCTGCACCGGGCGCTGTCGGGTATAAAAAAGGTAAGGCTCTATACCTCGGAGCCCAAGGCTCCCTGGTATGTGCCGGTGGTGTCCTTCAACGTGGGGGATATTCCCAGCGAGGAGGTGGGCGCGCGCCTGGCAGGGCGGGGCATTGCCGTGCGCTGCGGGCTGCACTGCGCCCCCTGCGCCCACCAGAAATTCGGGACAGAGGAAAACGGCACGGTGCGGGCCTCGGTGTCCGTGTTCACAAGACGGCAGGAGCTGGACGCCCTTGCCATGGCCGTTTCAAAGATGTAA
- a CDS encoding putative quinol monooxygenase, translating into MAITVNIYYTGKDGSAGEFAREMTETGVVDRIRTEEGNLRYEYFIPVDDPGTVLLIDSWRDQAAIDAHHATPMMDEITRLREKYDLHMRVERYVTDEGGVPERDAAFLRE; encoded by the coding sequence GTGGCGATTACTGTCAATATATACTATACGGGCAAGGACGGCAGCGCCGGGGAGTTCGCTAGGGAGATGACAGAAACTGGCGTTGTGGACCGTATCCGCACCGAGGAGGGAAACCTCAGGTATGAGTATTTCATACCCGTGGACGACCCCGGGACAGTGCTCCTCATCGACAGCTGGCGGGATCAGGCGGCCATAGACGCTCACCACGCCACGCCAATGATGGACGAGATAACCCGGCTTCGGGAAAAATACGACCTGCATATGCGGGTGGAGCGCTATGTAACCGACGAGGGCGGCGTGCCCGAGAGGGACGCGGCGTTCCTGCGGGAGTGA